The Nothobranchius furzeri strain GRZ-AD chromosome 6, NfurGRZ-RIMD1, whole genome shotgun sequence genome includes a region encoding these proteins:
- the cdc26 gene encoding anaphase-promoting complex subunit CDC26, with protein sequence MLRRKPTRLELKIDDTEEFESIKKELESRKRQREEAEAGGGVGGASVIGVDLIGGAASGSASSSTAASRAELINERIGYKPHPKPATLPTLFGSLQF encoded by the exons ATGCTGAGGAGGAAACCAACTCGTCTGGAGCTGAAGATCGATGACACAGAGGAGTTTGAGAGCATCAAGAAAGAGCTTGAG tCCAGAAAGCGTCAGCGAGAAGAAGCTGAGGCAGGaggaggagtgggtggagcttctgtcatTGGTGTGGATCTGATTGGGGGTGCAGCTTCTGGCTCAGCATCCTCTTCCACTGCTGCGTCCAGGGCAGAGCTGATCAACGAGAGAATCGGCTACAAGCCCCACCCTAAACCCGCCACGCTGCCAACCTTATTTGGAAGTTTGCAGTTTTAA